A single genomic interval of Agarivorans aestuarii harbors:
- the argS gene encoding arginine--tRNA ligase, translating to MKELIQQLLEQTVTALKQQQVLPEGFEPRIQVDRTKDKAHGDLATNLALMAAKPAGKNPRELAQLIVDNLPESTLVEKTAIAGPGFINFYLNNDWLASQVEAMASSPTANVKPAEKTQTIVVDYSAPNVAKEMHVGHLRSTIIGDAVVRTLEFLGHKVVRANHIGDWGTQFGMLIANLEEVEARGTDAGDIELADLEVFYRESKARYDSDEVFAERARNYVVKLQSGDDYCNTMWRKLVDITLSHNQAVYDRLNVSLTKNDVMGESMYNPMLHDVVADLKQQGLAVEDNGATVVFLDEYKNKDGDPMGVIIQKKDGGFLYTTTDIACAKYRYQNLNADRVLYFIDSRQHQHLMQAWNIVRKAGYVPEEVPLEHHAFGMMLGKDGRPFKTRSGGTVKLVDLLEEAEQRAQSIVAEKSRDLDAEQQVVAAKAIAMGAVKYADLSKNRTTDYIFDWENMLAFNGNTAPYLQYAYTRIQSIIRRSEIDVAKLQQAINLEQDAEIALAQKLIQFSDAVHNVANKGMPHMMCNYLYELAGAFMTFYEACPILKDDVAADTKSSRLRLASLTAKVLDQGLSLLGIETLERM from the coding sequence ATGAAAGAGCTTATTCAACAACTTCTGGAACAAACGGTCACAGCCCTAAAACAACAACAGGTGCTTCCTGAAGGATTCGAACCACGAATCCAAGTAGACCGAACCAAAGATAAAGCTCATGGTGATTTAGCCACTAACCTAGCCTTAATGGCCGCTAAGCCAGCGGGTAAAAACCCACGCGAGCTAGCGCAGCTAATTGTAGATAACCTACCAGAATCTACCTTGGTAGAAAAAACCGCCATTGCTGGCCCAGGTTTTATCAACTTCTACCTAAACAACGATTGGTTAGCATCGCAAGTTGAAGCCATGGCTAGCTCGCCAACCGCTAACGTTAAGCCCGCAGAAAAGACTCAAACCATTGTGGTGGATTACTCGGCGCCAAACGTAGCCAAAGAAATGCACGTAGGCCACTTACGCTCAACCATTATTGGTGACGCAGTGGTTCGCACCCTAGAGTTTTTAGGCCACAAAGTGGTACGCGCTAACCACATTGGCGACTGGGGCACCCAGTTTGGCATGCTTATCGCCAACCTCGAAGAAGTGGAAGCCCGCGGCACAGACGCTGGTGATATTGAACTCGCCGATTTAGAAGTATTTTACCGCGAATCTAAAGCGCGCTACGACAGCGACGAAGTATTCGCCGAACGTGCTCGTAACTACGTGGTTAAGCTGCAAAGTGGCGACGACTACTGCAACACCATGTGGCGCAAACTGGTCGACATTACCCTTAGCCATAACCAAGCCGTTTACGACCGCTTAAACGTATCGTTAACTAAAAACGATGTGATGGGCGAAAGCATGTACAACCCAATGCTTCATGACGTTGTGGCTGACTTAAAACAGCAAGGTTTAGCGGTAGAAGACAACGGCGCCACCGTAGTATTCCTTGATGAATACAAAAACAAAGACGGCGACCCAATGGGTGTGATCATCCAGAAAAAAGACGGCGGTTTCCTATACACCACCACCGACATTGCCTGTGCTAAATACCGCTACCAAAACTTAAATGCTGACCGAGTGCTGTACTTCATTGACTCACGCCAACACCAGCACTTAATGCAAGCCTGGAATATTGTGCGTAAAGCCGGTTACGTGCCTGAAGAAGTACCTTTAGAGCACCATGCGTTTGGCATGATGCTTGGCAAAGACGGTCGCCCATTTAAAACTCGTAGCGGCGGCACTGTTAAGTTAGTAGACCTATTAGAAGAAGCCGAGCAACGCGCGCAAAGCATTGTGGCCGAGAAGTCGCGTGACTTAGACGCTGAGCAACAAGTAGTAGCAGCAAAAGCAATAGCCATGGGCGCAGTAAAATACGCCGACTTATCGAAGAACCGTACTACCGACTACATCTTTGATTGGGAAAACATGCTGGCGTTTAACGGCAACACGGCTCCTTACTTGCAATACGCTTATACCCGTATTCAATCAATTATTCGCCGCTCGGAAATTGACGTCGCCAAGCTACAGCAAGCGATTAATTTAGAACAAGACGCCGAGATTGCCCTTGCGCAAAAACTGATCCAGTTTAGCGATGCAGTGCACAACGTAGCAAACAAAGGTATGCCACACATGATGTGTAACTACCTTTACGAGCTAGCGGGTGCCTTTATGACCTTCTACGAGGCCTGCCCAATTCTTAAAGATGATGTAGCAGCCGATACTAAATCTAGCCGCTTACGCCTAGCTTCACTTACCGCCAAAGTTCTAGACCAAGGTCTATCACTACTAGGAATTGAAACCCTGGAACGCATGTAA
- a CDS encoding DUF4062 domain-containing protein, translated as MEKKYQVFVSSTYEDLQDERRYVSENLLKCDCIPVGMELFPSTNSTQWEFIKSLIDECDYYILILGGRYGTECKVNEYYRDDFNLLKSKQVSRSFTHHEYHYAKSKNIPIISFLCKDPEELKASKIEKQTMGKSSIQILGKQ; from the coding sequence ATGGAGAAGAAATATCAAGTTTTTGTTAGCTCGACTTACGAAGATCTGCAAGACGAAAGAAGATATGTTTCTGAAAACTTACTAAAGTGCGATTGTATACCTGTAGGAATGGAACTGTTTCCCTCAACTAATTCTACTCAATGGGAGTTTATAAAAAGCCTCATAGACGAATGCGATTACTATATCTTAATACTTGGGGGAAGGTACGGAACTGAATGCAAGGTAAATGAGTATTACCGAGATGATTTTAACCTCCTAAAATCTAAACAGGTTTCACGTAGCTTCACTCACCACGAGTATCACTATGCTAAAAGCAAAAACATACCGATTATTAGCTTTTTGTGTAAGGACCCTGAAGAACTTAAGGCTAGTAAAATAGAAAAACAGACCATGGGAAAAAGCTCTATTCAGATTTTAGGAAAACAGTAG
- a CDS encoding SPOR domain-containing protein, translated as MAKDYVGRSKPKKRAAKSSRAVSNNKRFPLPLALVVIAAIVGFAALLFNIKGTAPTPAPELSEIVKPKATAPKPKTTLPEPPKERTYVKELEEKKVEVEIAEQSSKPGKPYQMQCASFRSRDKAEESKALIAFAGLESQIRRTEGKNGAWYRVVLGPYPTKRDAERARHILQRAKINGCQIWHWNF; from the coding sequence ATGGCCAAGGACTACGTAGGGCGTAGCAAGCCCAAGAAACGCGCGGCTAAATCTAGCCGTGCGGTATCTAATAATAAACGCTTTCCTTTACCGCTAGCTTTAGTGGTAATTGCCGCTATTGTGGGATTTGCAGCGTTGCTCTTTAATATTAAAGGCACAGCCCCAACCCCCGCACCAGAACTAAGCGAAATAGTAAAACCTAAAGCCACAGCACCTAAGCCTAAAACAACGCTGCCAGAGCCACCTAAAGAGCGTACTTACGTAAAAGAGCTGGAAGAGAAAAAGGTTGAAGTAGAGATTGCCGAGCAATCTTCTAAACCAGGCAAGCCTTATCAAATGCAATGTGCGTCATTTCGTAGCCGCGACAAAGCAGAAGAAAGTAAAGCGCTTATCGCCTTTGCTGGCTTAGAAAGCCAAATTAGACGCACTGAAGGTAAAAATGGCGCATGGTATAGGGTTGTGCTGGGTCCCTACCCAACTAAACGCGACGCTGAACGCGCTCGCCATATCTTGCAACGAGCCAAGATAAATGGCTGTCAAATTTGGCATTGGAACTTTTAA
- the priA gene encoding primosomal protein N' codes for MSIVRVALAIPLRRLFDYSVPANTPMPAIGTRVKVPFGKGEKVGLVIEHPSDSDIAEDKLKPFSESLDQQALLPESLFKLLNWASSYYHHSLGDVISQALPALLRKGEPAKAKSIVVWRLSEQGKVADLANFTRAPKQGVVLGSLQQQEDGQLSDEQCKQQELSRTAIKALVDKGFIKKHEITPAPALWSKSDTNNQASLKLNAEQAIAVAAVNQSIGSFQAFLIEGITGSGKTEVYLNVIAEVLAQGKQALVLVPEIGLTPQTLARFAERFKVPVYAINSGLNDTERFTAWLKAKQGEAGIIIGTRSAVFTPMKNPGVIIIDEEHDSSFKQQDSFRYHARDLAIVRARLEKMPVVLGSATPSLESLHNALSGRYSHLELKQRAGNAVLAEQQLLDIRQQPLSSGLSPALIKAMRIELKAGRQVMLFLNRRGYAPALLCHECGHVCECERCEAYFTYHQQPRHLACHHCGSQKAVPHQCEKCGSTNLVTTGLGTEQLQEALLEIFPEYKVARIDRDSTRRKGSLEQLLDDIHNNQYQILIGTQMLAKGHHFPNVTLVALLDIDHALFCSDFRAPERLAQLYVQVAGRAGRANLLGKVLLQSHHPEHELLQDLINNGYQHFARFALNERKDTELPPFSFQALFRFEAADGNAVNELSQQLYQLAQPLQQGETWVFPPCPAPQARRAGKFRMQLLIQAEQRPQLHQLVYRLLPQLESLKLSRKVRWSLDIDPYDMQ; via the coding sequence GTGTCGATTGTTCGTGTTGCCTTAGCTATTCCCCTGCGTCGCCTTTTTGATTACAGCGTGCCAGCAAACACCCCAATGCCAGCCATTGGTACTCGCGTAAAGGTGCCTTTTGGTAAAGGCGAAAAAGTGGGTTTGGTAATAGAACACCCCAGCGATAGCGACATTGCCGAAGATAAACTCAAACCTTTTAGTGAATCACTCGATCAACAAGCATTGTTACCAGAAAGCCTATTTAAGCTACTTAATTGGGCTAGCTCTTATTATCACCACAGTTTGGGAGATGTGATCAGCCAAGCCTTGCCAGCACTTTTACGCAAAGGTGAGCCAGCCAAAGCGAAAAGCATAGTGGTGTGGCGTTTAAGCGAGCAGGGCAAAGTGGCCGATCTAGCAAACTTTACCCGCGCCCCCAAGCAAGGGGTTGTATTAGGCAGCTTGCAACAGCAAGAAGATGGCCAGCTGAGTGACGAACAATGCAAGCAACAAGAATTATCCCGTACTGCCATTAAAGCGCTAGTAGATAAAGGTTTTATCAAAAAACATGAGATTACACCCGCGCCAGCGCTGTGGTCGAAAAGCGATACCAACAACCAAGCCTCGCTAAAGCTTAATGCAGAACAAGCCATTGCAGTGGCGGCAGTTAATCAAAGCATTGGCAGTTTTCAGGCCTTTCTTATCGAGGGTATTACCGGCTCGGGCAAAACCGAGGTGTATTTAAATGTTATTGCCGAAGTGCTCGCCCAAGGTAAACAAGCCTTAGTATTGGTGCCCGAAATTGGCTTAACGCCACAAACCTTAGCGCGCTTTGCGGAGCGCTTTAAAGTGCCGGTTTATGCGATTAACTCTGGGTTAAACGACACCGAGCGTTTTACCGCATGGCTTAAAGCCAAACAAGGCGAAGCAGGCATTATTATTGGCACCCGCTCGGCAGTATTCACCCCCATGAAAAACCCTGGGGTAATAATTATCGACGAGGAGCACGACAGCTCTTTTAAGCAGCAAGACAGCTTTCGCTACCACGCGCGCGATTTAGCCATAGTGCGTGCCCGATTAGAAAAAATGCCGGTGGTGCTTGGCTCTGCCACCCCATCGCTAGAAAGTTTGCATAATGCGCTAAGCGGCCGTTACTCGCACTTAGAACTAAAACAACGCGCCGGTAATGCAGTATTGGCCGAGCAACAACTGCTAGATATTCGCCAGCAGCCACTATCGTCAGGTTTATCACCGGCACTGATTAAAGCCATGCGCATCGAGTTAAAAGCTGGCCGCCAAGTAATGCTGTTTTTAAATCGCCGAGGTTACGCTCCTGCGTTGCTGTGCCATGAGTGTGGCCACGTATGCGAATGTGAGCGCTGTGAGGCCTACTTTACCTATCATCAGCAACCTCGCCACTTAGCTTGTCACCACTGTGGCAGCCAAAAAGCCGTGCCACACCAATGTGAAAAATGTGGCTCTACCAACTTGGTAACAACAGGTTTAGGCACCGAGCAGTTGCAAGAAGCCTTGCTGGAGATATTTCCCGAATACAAAGTGGCGCGCATCGACCGTGACAGCACCCGCCGCAAAGGCAGCTTAGAACAGTTACTGGACGATATTCACAATAACCAATACCAAATATTAATTGGCACCCAAATGTTGGCTAAAGGTCACCATTTTCCTAACGTCACCTTGGTGGCTTTGTTAGATATTGACCACGCTCTATTTTGCTCTGATTTTCGCGCACCAGAACGCTTAGCCCAACTTTACGTTCAAGTAGCTGGCCGAGCTGGTCGAGCGAATTTACTGGGCAAAGTATTGTTGCAATCTCACCATCCAGAACACGAGCTGTTGCAAGATCTTATCAACAACGGTTACCAACATTTTGCTCGCTTTGCCTTAAACGAGCGCAAAGATACCGAACTGCCGCCCTTTAGCTTTCAGGCGCTGTTTCGCTTTGAAGCTGCCGATGGCAACGCAGTTAACGAGCTTAGCCAACAGCTATACCAACTTGCTCAACCGCTACAACAAGGAGAAACGTGGGTATTTCCGCCCTGCCCTGCGCCACAAGCGCGCCGTGCGGGTAAGTTTCGTATGCAACTGTTGATTCAAGCCGAGCAACGCCCGCAACTGCATCAATTGGTTTATCGCCTGTTGCCGCAACTAGAAAGCTTAAAACTAAGCCGAAAAGTACGTTGGTCTTTAGATATAGACCCTTACGACATGCAATAA
- the rpmE gene encoding 50S ribosomal protein L31, which produces MKTDIHPTYEVLTATCSCGNVIETKSTRTGSMFLDVCDKCHPFYTGKQRNVDTGGRVDRFNKKFAVLGKK; this is translated from the coding sequence ATGAAAACTGATATCCACCCAACTTACGAAGTACTTACTGCTACTTGTTCTTGCGGTAACGTAATCGAAACTAAATCTACTCGCACTGGTTCTATGTTCCTAGACGTATGTGACAAATGTCACCCGTTCTACACTGGTAAGCAACGTAACGTTGATACCGGTGGTCGTGTTGATCGTTTCAACAAAAAATTCGCTGTATTGGGCAAAAAATAA